From the Paludibacterium paludis genome, one window contains:
- the pgl gene encoding 6-phosphogluconolactonase has product MQRFVFDNAALQAGALAERVGQDLARQLDARGEAVLAVSGGRSPLPFFERLSQADLDWSRVTVTLVDERVVAQDHPDSNARLVREALLVNRAAAARFHPMVRDGESAEEAASARLAEFRQPQLVVLGMGEDGHTASLFPDAPELTLGLSPDAPAVIAVTPGSAPHRRVSLTLPALCAASRLYLSIQGEAKRAVLDKALAGADPALPVSVLLARPGLPLDSYEA; this is encoded by the coding sequence ATGCAACGATTCGTGTTTGACAACGCGGCCCTTCAGGCCGGCGCCCTGGCCGAACGGGTGGGCCAGGATCTGGCGCGCCAGCTGGACGCGCGCGGCGAAGCGGTGCTGGCGGTGTCGGGCGGACGCTCCCCCTTGCCGTTTTTCGAACGTCTCTCGCAAGCCGACCTCGACTGGTCTCGGGTGACGGTCACGCTGGTGGATGAGCGCGTCGTTGCGCAAGACCATCCGGACAGCAACGCCCGGCTGGTGCGCGAGGCCTTGCTGGTCAACCGCGCCGCGGCCGCCCGCTTTCACCCCATGGTGCGCGATGGCGAGAGCGCCGAAGAGGCGGCAAGCGCGCGTCTGGCGGAATTCCGCCAACCGCAGCTTGTGGTGCTGGGCATGGGCGAGGACGGCCATACCGCGTCGCTGTTTCCCGATGCGCCGGAACTGACCCTCGGTCTGTCGCCGGATGCCCCCGCCGTGATCGCGGTGACGCCCGGCTCGGCGCCCCACCGCCGGGTCAGCCTGACTTTGCCGGCGCTTTGCGCCGCCTCGCGGCTGTATCTCTCGATCCAGGGCGAAGCCAAACGCGCCGTGCTCGACAAAGCGCTGGCTGGAGCGGATCCCGCCTTGCCGGTCAGCGTGTTGCTGGCGCGGCCCGGCTTGCCGCTCGACAGTTACGAGGCGTGA
- the ccsB gene encoding c-type cytochrome biogenesis protein CcsB, whose protein sequence is MELAQIDTPRSWVRQLTLADGLYALLIVLAAVIAETRLGQYMDIYEHAILAGSAAGLVALGWFWKAWRVFFPAAGAIALLAVTAYQGDLTRGQQAFWLKYILSSQSSVMWMCTLFFLATGAYWAGVLSRSGMLCRMGSWLTWSAATMGFAGLFTRWYESYLIGPDVGHVPVSNLYEVFVLFTLITALMYLYYEARFAARQMGAFVLLVISASVGFILWYTFDRQAHEIQPLIPALQSWWMKIHVPANFVGYGAFSLAAMLGVAQLLVSHGVLKDRLPPADVLDEVMYKAIAVGFLFFTIATILGAMWAADAWGGYWSWDPKETWALIVWLNYATWLHMRLVKGMRGKPLAWWAVIGLAVTTFAFLGVNMFLSGLHSYGGL, encoded by the coding sequence ATGGAACTTGCACAGATTGACACCCCGCGCTCCTGGGTTCGGCAACTGACACTCGCCGACGGACTGTATGCCTTGCTGATCGTTCTGGCGGCGGTGATCGCCGAAACGCGCCTTGGCCAATACATGGACATCTACGAGCACGCCATTCTCGCCGGATCGGCGGCCGGTCTCGTCGCCCTCGGCTGGTTCTGGAAAGCCTGGCGGGTGTTCTTCCCGGCGGCCGGCGCCATCGCGCTTCTGGCCGTCACGGCCTATCAGGGCGACCTGACCCGCGGCCAGCAGGCGTTCTGGCTCAAATACATCCTGTCGAGCCAATCCTCCGTGATGTGGATGTGCACGCTGTTCTTCCTCGCCACCGGCGCCTACTGGGCCGGCGTGCTGTCCCGCTCCGGCATGCTCTGCCGCATGGGCTCCTGGCTGACCTGGAGCGCCGCGACGATGGGCTTTGCCGGCCTGTTCACGCGCTGGTACGAAAGCTATCTGATCGGCCCCGACGTCGGCCACGTCCCGGTGTCCAACCTCTACGAAGTCTTCGTGCTGTTCACGCTGATCACCGCGCTGATGTACCTGTACTACGAAGCGCGCTTCGCCGCGCGCCAGATGGGCGCTTTCGTGCTGCTGGTGATCAGCGCCTCGGTGGGCTTCATCCTGTGGTACACCTTCGACCGCCAGGCGCACGAGATCCAGCCGCTGATTCCGGCGCTGCAGTCGTGGTGGATGAAAATCCACGTTCCGGCCAACTTCGTCGGCTACGGGGCGTTTTCCCTGGCGGCCATGCTCGGTGTGGCGCAGTTGCTCGTGAGCCATGGCGTGCTCAAGGACCGGCTGCCTCCGGCCGACGTGCTGGACGAGGTGATGTACAAGGCGATCGCCGTCGGCTTCCTGTTCTTCACCATCGCCACCATCCTCGGCGCGATGTGGGCGGCGGACGCCTGGGGCGGCTACTGGTCGTGGGACCCGAAAGAGACCTGGGCGCTGATCGTCTGGCTCAACTACGCCACGTGGCTGCACATGCGGCTCGTCAAGGGCATGCGCGGCAAGCCGCTCGCCTGGTGGGCCGTCATCGGGCTTGCCGTCACGACCTTCGCCTTCCTCGGCGTGAACATGTTCCTCAGCGGCCTGCATTCCTACGGCGGCCTGTAA
- a CDS encoding GIY-YIG nuclease family protein, with protein sequence MSWFLYILECSDGSLYTGVTTDVANRYRAHASGRGARYTRGRPPRALRAVVAFDTRSEALSAECAVKAMPRAAKLAFCEAHADTAHGVLADAGEA encoded by the coding sequence ATGTCCTGGTTTCTTTACATCCTCGAATGCAGTGATGGCAGCCTCTACACGGGCGTCACCACCGATGTGGCGAACCGCTACCGGGCTCACGCCAGCGGCCGGGGAGCGCGCTATACCCGCGGCCGTCCGCCGCGCGCGCTGCGCGCCGTGGTCGCTTTCGACACCCGCTCCGAGGCGCTGTCCGCCGAGTGCGCCGTGAAAGCCATGCCGCGCGCGGCGAAGCTGGCCTTTTGCGAAGCGCATGCGGATACCGCGCACGGCGTCTTGGCAGACGCCGGCGAGGCGTGA
- a CDS encoding outer membrane protein OmpK, translating into MNTSKLLLAVTLAGTVAAAQADGYSFANVSANYLDWSNNTTRISNGGKQDFGYLEAEGGMGGNWGDLYGFFDIENPGQSNQNTKPGKDRRWTTKVVGRYNLTTVANVPVQLYAHVYDTRGHNFYDQNRVLGLGTSLSFGKLWIKPFIGVHQELNYWNTARHNGYMAGYVAGYDFTAFGQPFSITQWHETEFDRNSRFSQLSTDGNVHERKSGQNGAISLWWTPVKSVTTGIQYRYALHKLGVAGNENAMIYTIKYNF; encoded by the coding sequence ATGAACACTAGCAAACTCCTCCTGGCCGTTACCCTCGCCGGTACGGTCGCCGCGGCCCAGGCCGACGGCTACTCCTTCGCCAACGTGTCCGCCAACTACCTCGACTGGTCCAACAATACCACCCGCATCTCCAACGGCGGCAAGCAGGACTTCGGTTACCTGGAGGCCGAAGGCGGCATGGGCGGCAACTGGGGCGATCTGTACGGCTTCTTCGATATCGAGAACCCGGGCCAGAGCAACCAGAACACCAAACCCGGCAAGGATCGCCGCTGGACCACCAAAGTGGTCGGCCGCTACAACCTGACCACCGTGGCCAACGTCCCGGTTCAACTGTACGCGCACGTCTACGACACCCGCGGCCACAACTTCTACGACCAGAACCGCGTCCTGGGTCTGGGCACCAGCCTGTCCTTCGGCAAGCTGTGGATCAAACCGTTCATCGGCGTTCACCAAGAGCTGAACTACTGGAACACCGCGCGTCACAACGGCTACATGGCCGGTTACGTCGCCGGTTACGACTTCACCGCTTTCGGCCAGCCGTTCTCCATCACCCAGTGGCACGAAACCGAATTCGACCGCAACTCGCGCTTCTCCCAGCTGTCGACCGACGGCAACGTGCATGAGCGCAAGAGCGGCCAGAACGGCGCGATCTCGCTGTGGTGGACCCCGGTCAAGTCCGTGACCACCGGCATCCAGTACCGCTACGCCCTGCACAAGCTGGGTGTGGCCGGTAACGAAAACGCCATGATCTACACCATCAAGTACAACTTCTAA
- a CDS encoding MBL fold metallo-hydrolase, with translation MALHYHIIPVTPFAQNATLLWCDATRKAAVVDAGGDIDRLAHAISERGLTLEKLLLTHGHIDHAGGAAELAGQFGVKIEGPEQSERFWLDKLPDQGRMFGFPSSAPLTPDRWLAEGDTVTVGEETLKVLHCPGHTPGHVVFHSESAGLLVVGDVLFQGSIGRTDFPMGDHQALINAIRGKLFALPDETVVLPGHGPLTTIGDERRDNPFVADARYR, from the coding sequence ATGGCACTTCACTACCACATCATTCCCGTCACACCGTTCGCCCAGAACGCCACCTTGCTGTGGTGCGACGCGACACGCAAGGCCGCCGTGGTCGACGCGGGCGGCGATATCGACCGGCTGGCGCACGCGATCAGCGAGCGCGGTCTGACCCTGGAAAAACTGCTGCTCACGCACGGACATATCGACCATGCGGGCGGCGCGGCGGAGCTGGCCGGGCAATTCGGCGTGAAAATCGAGGGGCCGGAGCAAAGCGAGCGCTTCTGGCTCGACAAACTCCCCGACCAGGGACGGATGTTCGGCTTCCCGTCCAGCGCGCCGTTGACGCCGGATCGCTGGCTCGCCGAAGGCGACACCGTCACGGTCGGCGAGGAAACGCTCAAGGTCCTGCACTGCCCGGGCCATACGCCGGGGCATGTGGTGTTTCACAGCGAAAGCGCCGGTCTCCTTGTCGTGGGGGATGTGCTGTTCCAGGGATCGATCGGCAGGACGGATTTTCCGATGGGGGATCACCAGGCATTGATCAATGCGATTCGCGGCAAGCTCTTCGCGTTGCCCGATGAAACCGTGGTGCTGCCGGGGCACGGACCGCTGACGACGATCGGCGACGAGAGACGCGACAACCCGTTCGTGGCGGACGCACGATATCGTTGA